In Pseudomonadota bacterium, a single window of DNA contains:
- a CDS encoding RidA family protein, with the protein MKKVLAPYEIAHWVDDWHLAPALDTGDFVFFSGVTGSHPDLTVADDPETQFRDTFRFLGDCLASAGLGFDDIVEITTYHVDLRKHLDVFVTVKDEIIKPPYPAWTAIGVTELITEGTLVEIRAIARRG; encoded by the coding sequence ATGAAGAAAGTCCTGGCCCCTTACGAAATCGCCCACTGGGTCGACGACTGGCACCTGGCGCCCGCCCTCGACACCGGCGATTTCGTCTTTTTCTCCGGCGTCACCGGGTCCCATCCCGACCTCACGGTCGCCGACGACCCGGAAACCCAGTTCCGCGATACCTTCCGCTTTCTGGGCGACTGCTTGGCCTCAGCCGGTCTCGGCTTCGACGACATCGTCGAGATCACGACCTACCACGTCGATCTGCGCAAACACCTCGACGTCTTCGTGACGGTCAAGGACGAGATCATCAAGCCGCCCTACCCCGCCTGGACCGCCATCGGCGTCACCGAACTGATCACCGAGGGGACGCTGGTGGAGATCCGCGCGATCGCGCGGCGGGGATGA
- a CDS encoding nuclear transport factor 2 family protein yields the protein MSTADENKRLVREAFRPWETGDSGPFFDLVADDVTWTVIGTTSVSGVYHSKQALIDQAFGPLLDRLDGPLKTRFIDLVADGDKVILRHESTGVAKTGLPYEQVYCFAMVMRDGRITEITAYLDTDLLARILA from the coding sequence ATGAGCACCGCTGACGAGAACAAACGCCTTGTCCGCGAGGCTTTCCGGCCGTGGGAAACCGGCGATAGCGGCCCCTTCTTCGATCTGGTCGCCGACGATGTCACCTGGACGGTGATCGGCACGACGTCCGTTTCCGGCGTCTACCATTCGAAACAGGCGTTGATCGACCAGGCCTTCGGCCCGCTGCTTGACCGCCTCGACGGACCGCTCAAGACCCGCTTCATCGATCTTGTCGCCGACGGCGACAAGGTGATCCTGCGCCATGAGAGCACGGGCGTCGCCAAGACCGGCCTGCCCTACGAGCAGGTCTATTGCTTCGCCATGGTGATGCGCGACGGCCGGATCACCGAGATCACCGCCTATCTCGACACCGACCTGCTCGCCCGGATCCTCGCTTAG
- a CDS encoding UbiD family decarboxylase: MPYASLRDFIQRLEDRGELVRVTAPVSPNLEMTEIQTRLLAEGGPAVLFENVVGDDGARAEMPVLVNLFGTVERVAAGMEREPHQLREIGETLAFLRQPEPPGGWREAFEMMPLLKTVMAMKPKTVSSAPCQEVVLTGDDIDLGKLPIQTCWPGEPAPLITWPLVVTKGPGKGRTDGYNLGIYRMQVTGRDTTLMRWLKHRGGAQHHARWKEEKPEPLPAAAVIGADPGTILAAVTPVPDTLSEYQFAGLLRGKKVELVDCKTVPLKVPAEAEIVLEGEVSLSDYQDEGPYGDHTGYYNAVEPFPVFRVTAITRRQNPIYLSTFTGRPPDEPSVLGEALNEVFIPLIQQQFPEIVDFWLPPEGCSYRIAVVSMKKAYPGHAKRVMMAVWSYLRQFIYTKFVIVVDDDIDARDWKDVMWAISTRMDPARDITVVQSTPIDYLDFASPESGIGGKLGLDATNKMPGETHREWGRKIRMDDAVIEKVDAMWSELGLPGSGKSIWS; the protein is encoded by the coding sequence ATGCCTTACGCTTCCCTGCGCGATTTCATCCAGCGCCTTGAAGACAGGGGCGAACTGGTGCGGGTCACAGCACCCGTCTCGCCCAATCTGGAGATGACGGAGATCCAGACCCGGCTGCTCGCCGAGGGCGGACCCGCTGTGCTGTTCGAAAACGTGGTTGGCGACGACGGCGCGCGCGCCGAGATGCCGGTGCTGGTCAACCTGTTCGGCACGGTCGAGCGGGTCGCCGCCGGCATGGAGCGCGAGCCCCACCAGTTGCGCGAGATCGGCGAGACCCTCGCCTTCCTGCGCCAGCCCGAACCACCCGGCGGCTGGCGCGAGGCGTTTGAGATGATGCCGCTCCTGAAGACCGTCATGGCGATGAAGCCGAAGACGGTGTCGTCGGCGCCGTGCCAAGAGGTCGTCTTGACCGGCGACGACATCGACCTCGGTAAGTTGCCGATCCAGACCTGCTGGCCGGGCGAACCGGCCCCGTTGATCACCTGGCCGCTGGTCGTGACCAAAGGCCCGGGCAAGGGCCGCACCGACGGCTACAACCTCGGCATCTACCGCATGCAGGTGACGGGCCGCGACACGACCCTGATGCGCTGGCTGAAACACCGGGGCGGCGCCCAGCACCACGCGCGCTGGAAGGAAGAGAAGCCAGAGCCCCTGCCCGCCGCCGCCGTTATCGGCGCTGATCCCGGCACGATCCTCGCCGCCGTCACGCCGGTGCCCGACACGCTCTCGGAGTACCAGTTCGCCGGCCTCCTGCGCGGCAAGAAGGTTGAGCTGGTCGACTGCAAGACCGTGCCACTGAAAGTCCCCGCCGAGGCCGAGATCGTGCTGGAGGGCGAGGTCTCGCTTAGCGACTACCAGGACGAAGGCCCTTATGGCGACCACACCGGCTACTACAACGCCGTCGAGCCCTTCCCCGTCTTCCGCGTCACCGCGATCACGCGGCGCCAGAACCCGATCTACCTCTCGACCTTCACCGGGCGGCCACCGGATGAACCGAGCGTGCTGGGCGAAGCGCTCAACGAGGTCTTCATTCCACTGATCCAGCAGCAGTTTCCGGAGATCGTCGACTTCTGGCTGCCGCCGGAAGGCTGCAGCTATCGCATCGCGGTCGTCTCGATGAAGAAGGCCTATCCCGGTCACGCCAAGCGCGTGATGATGGCGGTCTGGTCATACTTGCGTCAGTTCATCTATACGAAGTTCGTCATCGTCGTGGACGACGACATCGACGCGCGCGACTGGAAGGACGTCATGTGGGCGATCTCGACCCGCATGGACCCGGCGCGCGACATCACCGTCGTCCAGTCGACGCCCATCGACTACCTGGATTTCGCCAGCCCGGAGTCCGGCATCGGCGGCAAGCTGGGCCTGGACGCAACCAACAAAATGCCGGGCGAAACCCACCGCGAGTGGGGCCGCAAGATCCGTATGGACGACGCGGTGATCGAAAAGGTTGATGCCATGTGGTCCGAGCTCGGCCTGCCCGGTTCCGGCAAGTCGATCTGGTCGTGA
- a CDS encoding MFS transporter has product MSEQAATPPRKRKNLRIIVAGFIGNVLEWYDFAIYGFFAATLGRLFFPADDPATSLIASFGAFAVGFVMRPLGAILFGHIGDRWGRRSMMIVSVLSMAFATCAIGLLPTDAQIGPAAAVILVVLRMVQGLSVGGEYIGSGVFLSESAPAGRRGLFASFATGGLFAGLLIGTAVGVLVSTLMTDDDIAAWGWRIPFWAGLLLGAIALFSRLKIDEPEAPDAPAKLPAAEAFRHHGGTILHATAIDIVLAANFYVTTIFVPGWLIRNADISRALSLEINALAIALSIAAGFPAAMLSDKIGRRPVLLATALLFAVLFYPMYVLIASGDTAQVTLALCVLGLLNGAYAFVVPGTFAEMFPWRVRATSANLSHNLSMAALGGTGPMIATWIVAETGGLVAVGVYLAALAVVSVIACWFLKRPRDLKPT; this is encoded by the coding sequence ATGAGCGAGCAAGCGGCCACACCGCCCAGAAAGCGCAAGAACCTCCGCATCATCGTCGCCGGTTTCATCGGCAACGTGCTCGAATGGTACGACTTCGCGATCTATGGCTTTTTCGCCGCGACGCTGGGGCGGCTATTCTTTCCCGCCGACGACCCCGCGACCTCGCTGATTGCCTCGTTCGGCGCGTTTGCCGTCGGCTTTGTCATGCGCCCCCTGGGTGCGATCCTGTTCGGCCATATCGGCGACCGCTGGGGCCGGCGGTCCATGATGATCGTCTCGGTGCTCTCCATGGCGTTCGCGACCTGCGCGATTGGCCTGTTGCCGACGGATGCGCAGATCGGCCCGGCGGCGGCCGTCATCCTGGTCGTGCTGCGCATGGTCCAGGGGCTTTCGGTCGGCGGCGAATACATCGGCTCCGGCGTCTTCCTGTCGGAATCCGCGCCCGCCGGTCGGCGCGGTCTCTTCGCGTCGTTCGCGACCGGCGGTCTGTTTGCCGGGCTGTTGATCGGCACGGCGGTCGGCGTCCTCGTCTCGACGCTGATGACCGACGACGACATCGCCGCCTGGGGCTGGCGCATCCCGTTTTGGGCGGGCCTGCTGCTCGGCGCCATCGCGCTCTTCTCGCGGCTCAAGATCGACGAGCCGGAGGCGCCCGATGCGCCCGCCAAGCTGCCGGCGGCCGAGGCGTTCCGCCATCATGGCGGCACGATCCTGCATGCCACGGCGATCGACATCGTGTTGGCCGCCAACTTCTACGTCACCACGATCTTTGTGCCGGGCTGGCTGATCCGAAACGCCGATATCTCGCGCGCGCTGTCCTTGGAGATCAACGCGCTGGCGATCGCGCTCTCGATCGCGGCGGGTTTTCCGGCGGCCATGCTGTCGGACAAGATCGGGCGCCGCCCGGTGCTGCTGGCGACCGCGCTGCTGTTCGCGGTTCTGTTCTATCCGATGTATGTGCTGATCGCGAGCGGCGACACCGCGCAGGTGACCCTCGCGCTCTGCGTGCTCGGTCTGCTCAACGGCGCCTATGCCTTCGTCGTGCCCGGGACCTTCGCGGAGATGTTCCCGTGGCGGGTGCGCGCGACGTCGGCGAACCTGAGCCACAATCTCAGCATGGCGGCACTGGGCGGCACCGGTCCGATGATCGCCACCTGGATTGTCGCGGAGACCGGCGGTTTGGTCGCCGTCGGCGTCTATCTCGCCGCGCTCGCCGTGGTCTCGGTCATCGCCTGCTGGTTCCTCAAACGACCGCGCGATTTGAAGCCGACCTAA
- a CDS encoding alpha/beta hydrolase: MADTTVYFATNRRPNNESKPTDFTSDFTEDMTSFRVGTASVPGSQLYATDVGEVGKTLTIKVAGEKLDKDDARDAVVGSDSMFAAIRQEMLAGADALLLIHGYNYTFRDALGRAAQIKQWLETEPPAGVRTRPLVMMAFSWPSLGEGVTPKLYELETERARASGVSLGRAILKATDYLRAIKRDERCTGSVHLMAHSMGNWALRGAVQAMKTFVGNNIPPIFNEVILTAADEDHDTLSKPHKIVPLLGGCRRITVYHNAQDVALKASDGPLGNPDRLGRSGPDRSFDLAPKVTAVNAAPAIKWERNGAPAWQEDDTGHQYYRNNPVVRRDMQAVLASEADEDIENRSAIDTGYRLEPAPGTARRRPGSKKAAPAASKAKKAKKAKKAKKAKKAKKA; this comes from the coding sequence ATGGCCGACACGACCGTCTATTTCGCGACAAACCGGCGCCCGAACAACGAGAGCAAGCCGACCGATTTTACCTCGGACTTCACCGAAGACATGACATCGTTTCGCGTCGGCACGGCCAGCGTGCCGGGCAGCCAGCTCTACGCGACCGATGTAGGCGAGGTCGGCAAGACCCTCACGATCAAGGTCGCCGGCGAAAAACTCGACAAAGACGATGCCCGCGACGCGGTCGTTGGCAGCGACAGCATGTTCGCCGCCATCCGCCAGGAGATGTTGGCCGGCGCCGATGCCCTGCTGCTGATCCACGGATACAACTATACGTTCCGCGATGCCCTGGGCCGCGCGGCGCAGATCAAGCAATGGCTGGAGACCGAACCGCCAGCGGGCGTTCGCACGCGTCCGCTGGTCATGATGGCATTCAGTTGGCCATCGCTCGGCGAAGGCGTGACGCCAAAACTCTACGAACTGGAAACCGAACGCGCACGCGCCTCGGGCGTGTCGCTGGGCCGCGCTATCTTGAAAGCGACCGACTACCTGCGCGCCATCAAACGCGACGAACGTTGCACCGGCTCGGTCCACCTGATGGCCCACAGCATGGGCAACTGGGCGCTGCGCGGCGCGGTCCAGGCGATGAAGACCTTTGTCGGCAACAACATTCCGCCGATCTTCAACGAGGTCATCCTGACCGCCGCCGACGAGGATCACGACACGCTCTCGAAACCGCACAAGATCGTGCCGCTCTTGGGCGGCTGCCGGCGCATCACCGTTTACCACAACGCCCAGGATGTGGCGCTCAAGGCAAGCGACGGTCCGCTCGGCAATCCCGATCGCCTGGGCCGCTCCGGCCCCGACCGTTCGTTCGACCTTGCCCCGAAGGTCACTGCCGTCAACGCGGCACCCGCCATCAAGTGGGAGCGCAACGGCGCGCCCGCCTGGCAGGAGGACGACACCGGCCACCAGTACTATCGCAACAACCCCGTTGTACGCCGCGACATGCAGGCGGTACTGGCGAGCGAAGCCGACGAGGACATCGAGAACCGCTCGGCGATCGACACCGGCTACCGTCTGGAGCCCGCACCTGGCACGGCGCGGCGGCGGCCCGGCTCGAAGAAAGCCGCACCCGCCGCCAGCAAAGCCAAAAAGGCGAAGAAGGCGAAGAAGGCGAAGAAAGCCAAGAAGGCCAAGAAAGCCTGA